A portion of the Pyxidicoccus trucidator genome contains these proteins:
- a CDS encoding peptidoglycan recognition family protein yields the protein MHSHKSALFGRRGFLVGSGALGAMLLTGTAVAQARLEAAAAGIRAHDWHSLPRNDGSTAPAGPEELGGDFQLARGVDGSFEPGRTFESQVFQSDGWFNMVGMHWVADVPEGTSLEVQVRSSVDGARWSPWTPVGHVMEARGDEELPGGAETFTDAVELGRARAMQYRLVLETQNPALSPVVRRVTATQLDALDAPGLEDLSSRGRAIPFRVGNGGPPTARLILRHGPNGWGATDFEPGSPLYWEPYAGVYPTEFVTIHHTAWANNPENPVATMRAVWYYHAITLGWGDIGYHFLVDQYGNVYQGRDGGHATEGGHVSRYNHHNIGICLMGQFHPGAPDVPPGGEPTAEALDSAMRMAALEVAYWGLNPLESAAYPKPDGSCRPQLINPRICGHRDWGRGASCVRTLCPGINVHKHLPAIRQQVAALLPDIRDFHLMRILERDA from the coding sequence ATGCACAGTCACAAATCCGCGCTGTTCGGTCGTCGTGGTTTCCTGGTGGGCTCGGGCGCGCTGGGCGCGATGCTGCTGACCGGAACTGCCGTCGCCCAGGCACGGCTGGAGGCCGCGGCCGCGGGCATCCGGGCTCACGACTGGCACTCGCTGCCCCGCAACGACGGGAGCACGGCTCCCGCCGGGCCGGAAGAGCTGGGAGGAGACTTCCAGCTTGCTCGCGGCGTGGACGGCTCGTTCGAGCCGGGTCGGACCTTCGAGTCCCAGGTCTTCCAGTCCGATGGCTGGTTCAACATGGTGGGCATGCACTGGGTGGCGGACGTGCCCGAGGGCACCTCGCTCGAGGTGCAGGTGCGCAGCAGCGTGGACGGCGCGCGGTGGAGTCCGTGGACTCCCGTGGGCCATGTGATGGAGGCCCGGGGCGACGAGGAACTGCCGGGTGGAGCGGAGACCTTCACCGACGCGGTGGAACTCGGCCGTGCCCGCGCGATGCAGTACCGCCTGGTGCTGGAGACGCAAAATCCGGCGCTCTCCCCGGTGGTGCGTCGGGTGACGGCCACGCAGCTCGACGCGCTCGATGCGCCGGGCCTGGAGGACCTGAGCTCGCGGGGGCGCGCCATTCCGTTCCGCGTGGGCAACGGCGGCCCGCCTACCGCGCGCCTCATCCTGCGCCACGGGCCCAACGGGTGGGGAGCGACGGACTTCGAGCCCGGCTCGCCGCTGTATTGGGAGCCCTATGCCGGCGTGTATCCGACCGAGTTCGTCACCATCCACCACACCGCGTGGGCCAACAACCCGGAGAACCCCGTCGCGACGATGCGGGCCGTCTGGTACTACCACGCCATCACCCTGGGCTGGGGCGACATCGGGTACCACTTCCTGGTGGACCAGTACGGCAACGTCTACCAGGGCCGTGACGGCGGCCACGCCACCGAGGGCGGCCACGTCTCCCGGTACAACCACCACAACATCGGCATCTGCCTGATGGGGCAGTTCCATCCGGGCGCTCCGGATGTCCCGCCCGGCGGCGAGCCCACCGCCGAGGCACTGGACAGCGCCATGCGCATGGCCGCGCTGGAAGTGGCGTACTGGGGGCTCAATCCCCTGGAGTCGGCCGCGTACCCGAAGCCGGATGGCTCGTGCCGTCCGCAGCTCATCAACCCGCGCATCTGCGGGCATCGGGATTGGGGCCGAGGGGCGAGCTGCGTGCGGACCCTGTGCCCCGGCATCAACGTCCACAAGCACCTGCCCGCCATCCGTCAGCAGGTCGCGGCGCTGCTCCCGGACATCCGTGACTTCCACCTGATGCGCATCCTCGAACGCGACGCCTGA